GCAATATTCGTCAGAGTAGATGAATTCCTCTACAGAGATGTTCATTTCGATCTCGTATACGCCGGGCTTGTTGATATTCCCACAGGCAGAGATCAGTTTGGTACCGGTAGATTTACCAATACCGAATTTGATATATTCATCGCCACCGATGTTAACGATGGGCACTACCGCCGCAATGGTCTCCACATTGTTTACCACTGTAGGGCATCCCCACAGGCCTTTTACGGCCGGGAACGGAGGTTTGATACGGGGATTGCCGCGTTTGCCTTCCAGGGATTCCAACAGGGCTGTTTCCTCACCGCAGATATAGGCACCGGCGCCGCGTTGTACAAATATTTCAAGATCGTAGCCGGTACCGAGGATGTTTTTTCCCAGCCAGCCTTTGTTTTTAGCTTCAGCGATCGCCTGTTCCAGGATATCCGGGATCCAGGCGTATTCGCCACGGATGTAGATGTATGCTCTGTTAGCGCCCAGGGCGAAGCTGGAGATCAGCAACCCTTCCACCAGCAGGTGAGGGATGAACTCCATCAGGTAACGGTCTTTGAAAGTGCCTGGCTCAGACTCGTCCGCATTGCAAACGAGGTAACGCGGAACACCTTCCGGTTTAGCGATGAAGCTCCATTTCAGGCCGGTAGGGAAACCAGCGCCACCACGGCCTCTCAGGCCACTCTTCTTTACCTCTTCCACTACAGCTTCCGGGCCCATGGATTTCAGGGCTTTTTCTGCCGCAGCATAACCGCCGTTAGCCCGGTAAGTGTCGTAATACCGGATACCTTCTATATGTGCTTTGTCTAACAGTAATTTGCGTCCCATTGTCTTCCTTATGGTTTAATGGTGATAGGTAAACCAGCACCATCAACAGATTTGTATGATATATCTTTTATGCCTTGCGTATCCGGTGCTGCGCTATACGTTCCGCCATCCGAAAAAAAAGGTATCCGGAGGCCACGCCGCAGACAAAGGAGAGGAACCAGTTGTTCACCCGCCACAGACCTGCCAGTGCCGCCATCAGCAAAGCCGCTTCGATGATGGTCTGACGGTGCTGATATAATAACAAACCGATACGCATGACGATACTTTTTTGCTGATGCATCAATTAGCTTTTGCCCTGCATTCCGCGATGATCTCATCCACTTTGGCAGGGGTCAGGTGTTCACGGAAATGTTTACCCAATTGCATCATGGGCGCATAACCGCAGGCACCGAGGCATTCTACCGTTTTAAGGGTAAACATGCCGTCAGGCGTAGTTTCACCTACACCGATACCCAGTTTATTCTTAATATAGTCAATGATCTGATCCGAACCACTTACCATGCAGGGGCCTGTCTGACATACTTCAAACAGGTATTTGCCTACCGGCTTCAGGTTGAACATGCTGTAGAAAGTGGCCACTTCGTATACTTCAATGGGCGTTATCTGCAGGATGCCCGCCACATAGTCCATCGTTTCTGCACTCAGCCAACCGCCAAATTCCTCCTGTGCCAGATGCAGCACAGGTATCAGCGCACTCTTCTGCTTCCCTTCCGGGTAGCGTGCGATGATCTCTTTTACTTTATTCAGTTTCTCTTCAGAAAATTGAACCACAGCCATTAAAAAATTATGTTTAAGTAAGCTTATTTTATTCTCTAGACGCTATCATAAAAACAAATAGTACCCGCCAAAACAGGTACTATGCATCCAATTCACCGGCAATCAGGTTAAGGCTACTCATACACACGATCGCATCGCTCAGCATGGAGCCCTTGATCAGTTCAGGATAAGCCTGATAGTAGATGAAGCAGGGACGGCGGAAGTGCAACCGGTAAGGGCTGCGGCCACCATCGCTGATCAGGTAAAAGCCCAGTTCACCGTTAGCTCCTTCTACAGAGTGGTACACTTCGCCAGGCAGTATCTCTGTTTCACCCATCACGATTTTAAAGTGATAGATGAGCGCCTCCATTTTTGTATAAACGTCTTTTTTGTCAGGCAGGTAGTAAGCCGGAACGTCTGCATGGTATACGTCGTCCGGTAAACCTTTCAGCTTGTCCATCGCCTGACGGATGATGCTGATGCTCTCCCACATTTCCGCGTTACGTACCTGGTAACGGTCGTAGCAGTCGCCGGTAGTGCCCACTGGTATGGAGAAATCGAAATCCTGGTAAGAGGAGTACGGGCTGGCGATGCGCACATCGTAATCCACGCCGGCAGCTCTCAGGTTAGGGCCGGTGAAGCCGTAGCTCATGGCTCTCTCGGCACTGATGGCACCTACGCCCTGCGTACGTTCCATGAAGATACGGTTACGGGTCAGCAGGGTTTCAAATTCTGTCAGCGCCGCCGGATATTCTTTCAGGAAACGTTCTATTTTCTCGAAAGCAGCCGGGGTGAAGTTTCTTTCAAAACCACCAATACGACCGATGTTGGTCGTCAGGCGGGAACCGCATATCTCTTCGTAAATTTCGTATATCAGTTCACGGTAGGTCATGAGGTACACGAAGCCGGTCAGGGCACCGGTGTCCACACCCATTACCGCGCTACAGATCAGGTGGTCTGCTATACGGGCCAGCTCCATGATGATCACCCGCAGGTAGTCAACACGCTTGGGAATTTCCAGTCCCAGCAGCTTCTCCACGGTCATGATCCAGCCCATGTTGTTGATAGGGGCGGAACAGTAGTTGAGCCTGTCGGTAAGCGGGGTGATCTGGTAATAGGGACGGCGTTCTGCGATCTTCTCAAATGCGCGGTGGATGTATCCTACAGTGGATACCGCGCTCACAACTCTTTCGCCATCTATTTCCAGGATATTCTGGAATACGCCGTGTGTGGCCGGGTGGGTAGGACCCAGGTTCAGTGTGGTCGTATTTTTTTCTATGGAGCCTTCCGGCAGTTTTATATGTTGTTTCTGGTCTAACATAGCCTAATTGATTAAAAGTGACCGCCCCTGCCAAACATTTCGTCGTCTTTATCGGTACGCATGGGATCTTCCAGCGGGAACTCCTTGCGCATGGGGAAATAGGTCATTTCATCCACGTTGAGGACACGGATCAGGTTAGGATGCCCTACAAAATCCACCCCGAAGAAGTCATAGGTTTCGCGCTCCATCCAGTTGGCAGATTCATACAGGCTGGTAGCGGTAAATACTTTCGGTGCTGCCACCGGTGTATAAACTTTAAGGCGCAGCCGTACATTGTCCACGAAGTTGTGCAGGTGATATACCACGCACAGCTCCTCCCCTTTACGTTCGGGATAGTGTACCGCTGTGATGTCTGTCAGAAAACGAAAACGCAATTCCTCATCGTCAAACAGGAATTGCATTACTTTCAGGTTATAATCTTTCTGTGCGGTGAAGGTGAGCATTCCAAACGGCTCTTCAAAACCGGTCAGTACATCCCCGAACTTCTCCGTCAGGCGTTGTTGTATGCGTTCGTTTGTTAAAGACATTAACAATAAGTGATTTACGAGTTACAAGTTACCATTCACACGTTATTTGATACCGTAAGACTCCATCAGTTCTTTATAACGGTCGGAGTTACGGCGGCGCAGGCTTTCATTGCCCACCAACTGCTGTATTTTCATGAAGCCGTCGATGATGCCTTCCGGTCTGGGAGGACATCCCGGAACATACACATCTACCGGGATCACCTGGTCGATTCCTTGTAAAACAGAGTAAGTATCAAAAATACCACCGCTGCAGGCGCAGGCGCCTACTGCCATTACCCAGCGTGGCTCAGCCATCTGCAGGTATACCTGGCGCACGATAGGGCCCATCTTTTTGGAAATAGTCCCCATCACCATCAGCAGATCGCACTGACGCGGGGTGAATGCCATACGTTCCGCACCGAAACGGGCCAGATCGTAGGTAGCGGCCATAGTGGCCATAAATTCGATACCGCAGCAGGAGGTAGCGAACGGTAAAGGCCAGATGGAGTTTTTACGCGCCAGACCGATGGCCTTATCAAATGAGGTGGCATAGAACCCTTCACCGGAATATCCCTCTGGGATTTCCACCATCTTCACATTGGTATTATATTGAACCGGACGAGCCATTGGATTAAGATTTAAAGGTTTAAGATTAGTCTTCCCACTTCAGGGCCCCTTTCTTCACAATGTAGATAAACCCACACAGGAAGAAACCCACAAACATCAACACGGCAACAAATCCTTCCCAACCCAGCGACTTGAAATTAACAGCGTACGGGTAGAAAAAGATCACTTCCACATCAAATAAGACAAAGAGAATAGCCGTCAGAAAGTATTTGATGGCCACCGGCTGCCTCGCATTGCCGCGCTGCTCAATTCCGCTCTCAAAGTTAATAAGCTTATCACTTGTTTTACGCTTGGGACCCAGAAAGTGAGTGGCTAGCATAGTGATCCCAACAAAACCTAAAGCAGCAAGTAATTGCAGTACTATAGGGAAATAGCTAAAAGGAGTAGTCGTTGCTGACAAAAATACAGTATCTGTATACATAAGCTTCCCGATAAAACATTGTCCGAATTCGCAAAAATACTGTAACTAAACCAAATATCAAATCTATTTACTCGTTAAAATATTATCTTTTTTTGCCAACCGGAAACTACGGAAACCATTCCGGCAATTACCGGTTCATCGGCGGGGATCAAGCATTTAAAGCCTTTTTGTGTTTTTTACACAATGTTCGGGGAAGCAGTATCCTGATTAACAGTTAGATATAACAATTTACCTAAATATAAATACGTTATTCACACCGCAGTACATCAGTCATTTTGTCAAGATTTGACCATTAGTCAACAGTTGGGGGAATTGACAAAGCAAGGCCCGGCTGCGGCAACGACCACGGGTCATGCTGCAACACCCTGCCATACCTGCTCCTATGGCCACAACGGCCGGGCACCCTTTCTCCGCGGGCAAACAGGCCATTACCCGGGAAAGCATTTCCCGGAACAGGAAAAATGTCAATCTGGCAGCAAAAGGCTATGTTAAATTTTCGGCATGAGGATATTCTCAGCCAATAAAAAAACCCCGGACCAACAGGCCCGGGGCTTTTTATATGACAAGCAGTTTTATTATTTTTTGTTGGCAGCTGGTTTAGCGGCTGGCTTGGCAGACGCTTTTTCGCGGCTGTTCATGTTTTCTTTGATCTGTTTAACGGTTACGTTGTTTGGATCAATAGCGGACAGCTTATCAGCATACACCTGAACATTGGCTTTATCTTCCTTGAAGTAGTAGTACAACAGTTCGTAAGTATAAGCGTAAGTCAGGGTGTTTTTGTTTTTGTCAGCGCCGTTAGGCTCAGTGATTTCTATGTATTTATCATAGAAAGGCTTAGCAACACCGCTCTGGCCCTGCTGATCTTTGGCGAAGTTGGCCTGGCCTCTCCAGTAATAACCGGTGCCCAGTTCTGGTTTCGCCTCTATTACTTTCTGGAACGCAGCATCTGCTTTGTTGATCAGCGCGGTATCCACTGGTTTGGAACCAATACCGGCATAGTAATAGTTGAGACCTACGTTGAAGTAGTCGATAGCGCCAAGTGTTTCTTTATTGGCCAGACGCAGCTCATTGGCTTTTTCATACCAGTCACCAGCCTGTTCGAATTTTCTCGCAGCTTTCAGTGCTTCAGCGATCTGGATGTAAGTCTCAGGATCTTTAGCGGTAGTGGAAGAAGCGAATTTTTCCAGGTAGCCCAGTGCTTTGTCTGTGTACTGGTTCTGTGTAGCAGAATCAGAAGATTTCAGACGGAGGTAGATAGTGCTCAGCAGTTTGTAGTCGCTGGAGTCCAGTTTGCCTTCACCTGCAGCCTGCACATAATCATCCATTACTTTTTTCGCGCTCAGGGAATCGCCTTTCTGCAGGTAAGCATCACCTACCAGCAGGCTAAACTTGTTTTTATAAAACTCGTTGGCACCGGCCATAGCGGCTTTACCTTTATTGATAGCGCCATCGTAGTCTTTTTTGAAGAACGCTACGGAAGCAGCCAGGTATTCGTTTTTGGTTTTATCTGCCGGGTCAGCGATGGCCATGTATTTCTCCAGGTATTCAGCGGCTTTTTCCCATGACAGCTGATCTTTTTTAGGAGTAGTATAGAACAGGAACAGCTCATTGAAGGCGGGAGCATAGTTCGGGTCCATATTGGTAGCTTTGGTCCAGTCAGCCACTGCTTCAGCTTTCAGTCTCGCGTTGTAGTTTACGAGGCCTTGTTTCATAACAGCTTCGGCATTGTTGGCGTCCAGTTCCAGCGCTTTTTCGTAAGCAGCGATGGCTTTACCGCCGTTTTCGCCGCCCAGGTAGCGGTAGGCGTCACCTTGTTCGATATAGTCAGCCGCGGTAGCGGTGTACATTTCTTTTTTCTTGCGGCCTTCGTTGTTCAGGAGCTTGTCCATTACAGTGAGGGCATAAGCGCGGTCACCGCCTTTTACTTCTGTGTTGGCATCAGCAATGGCGCGGGCTACGTCACCATCACGGCCCTGGGTAGCAGCTGTTGCAGCTTCAAATTTAGCTTTGGCGGCAGCAGCATCACCTTTTATCAGATCGATACGGCCCATACCAGCCTGCAATAAAGCTGAAGTCGGAACGGCCTGCAAACCCTTCTGGAAGGTAGCAGTAGCGCCGGCTACGTCTTCCGTGGCGAGTTGTGCTATACCCATGTAATAATAAGCTTTGTCTTCAGTTGGTTTCGCAGCAATTACTTTTTCAAACGTCTGTTTGGCGGACAGGTTTTTACCATAATACAGGTCTTTCAATCCATCCTGCACAGATTGAGCCATCACACTGCCGGAGGCGGCGCACAGCAATGCTACGAGTAAACTTTTCCGTCTGTTCATTTGCAATCTGGTTTTTTAGTTTTAGTTGTGTTTTTTGACTATTTAAGGTTGGCTTCCCTGAATACCACGTTCAATCTCGCGGGGAATAAGCGGGCCTGTTTGATCACGAGTTGGCCCTCATAACTACCAAGGAAGGTAGCAAATCCCGAGCCTAAACCATGGTAAGGCTCTTTCAGACAAAAGAAGAAGCCACGTTTTAATGGATAGGACCCGATACCAATGTAAGCCTGATAAGGCAATACAAATTCCGAACCATTATCCGCTCTCAGCTTTACAACGGACACTTTATTGGTGAATGCGAGGGCCAGTGAATCGCTGGGATCAGAGATCCAGCTCACACCTATCACGCCGATTGCGTCCTTGTTTTTGGCGACGTAATCTATCACTTCCGGGTTAGTCTTGGCTGCCATGGTATTGGCCGGCAAAGGTTTACCTTTATTGATGGAATCCTGAATATAACGTACGGTGCTTGAGTTGGCATTATCAAACACCAGTTGCCATTTCCTGTCTTTATTAGTGCCGTCCATGATGCCACGTACCTGGTCCATTGTGAGGATGGAATCCGGATTAGCGTGGTTCACCACCAGCGCCAGCGCGTCCCAGGCCAGCATTAAGCTTTGAGGCGTGATCTTTATCTTCTTGAAATAATCACGTTCAGCAGCACTGAAATCGCGTGTGACAATGATCAGGCGCGCACTATCATTTAAAAGATCTTTAAAGCACTCTGCCTCCGGTTTGTAGGAAGCAATAATATGTGCCTTTGGATACAATGATTCAAAAACCTTGATTTCCGAATCCAGTAACGGTTTATACGTTTCATCCACGCTGATACGTATCTCCCCTTCTGTGGCCGTATCCACTTTTTTCGCATTAGGATTGGGGCCGCAGGCCGCCAGCAGTAATGTCAAGGCTGTTAAATATACAGCATACTTTTTAGTAATCCTGAAAAACATATCTTCCGTCTCTTTAATTCCTGTTAAAAAATAACTTCCGGATACCATTATACACCCTGAAAATACCATACAGCATTAGCGCGATGCCCAATATGACCATCCATTGCCGGGATATACGGAATTCACCCAATCCAAGCTTTTCCGCGAAGATGGCGAAAAGCCCGAAAAGAATAAAGAAGATACCTCTTATCAGTTCACCCATAGGCCTGTACCGGTTTTCCGGCAGCCTGTTTGTTTGTTCGTCTTGCATTTCCGTCTTGCGATTTACAATTATACAAAAAAATATTTTTTAATCTTGATTCTCGAATTTTAGAGGAATGTTAAAAAAAAGCTGCAAAACCCTTACCGGATGACCATAGAAGCGCAATTTGAGGCATTTTTTCAACATGTTGTAATTTTTTGATTTAAAATTTCATCATTTCCCGGTATTTATAGTTGACATATCCATTTCCTGTATGTAAGCAAAATCAGCCGGCCTGATTGCTTTTGTTGACTAAAAGATGCAAATAGATGAACATTTCCATAATAACTTGTAGGTTTGCGGCCTGATACGCAATTCTCTGAAACGATGAAGATACTGATGGTATGCCTTGGTAATATTTGCCGCTCACCCCTGGCGGAAGGTATTATGCGGCAGCTTGCACAAGAAAAGGGGCTGAACTGGGAAATAGACTCGGCTGGCACGGGCAACTGGCATGTGGGGCATTCGCCGGACCACCGCGCCATCCGCGAAGCACGCCGCCAGGGCGTGGACATCTCCGGACTGGCTGCCCGGCAGTTTGAAACAGCCGATTTTGACCGGTTTGACCGCATCTACGTCATGGACCATAACAACCATCGTGACGTACTGAAAAAAGCCCGTAACGAAGCGGACAAGGCCAAAGTAAGACATCTGCTGGCAGATGACCAGGACGTGCCCGACCCATGGTTCGACGACGCCCTCTTTGCCCCTGTATATCAACTGATCTTCAATGCCTGTAAAGACATCACCGATCAGGAACTGTAACCACCACCATCACGATAATATTTTTTGAAGATGATAAAACCCGGTATTCCCAACGGAACCCGCGACTTTGGCCCTGTTGTAGTCAGAAAACGCAACTATATTTTCCGGACCATCCGCGAAACATTTGAAGTATTCGGCTTCCAGCCACTCGAAACACCCGCCATGGAGAACCTCTCCACCCTCACCGGCAAATACGGCGAGGAAGGCGATAAACTTATGTTTAAAATACTCAACAACGGCGATATATTTCCTAAAGCACAAGCTGCCACCGATAACAAATCACTGGTAGCCGCCCTCTCTGAGAAAGCACTCCGGTACGACCTCACCATCCCGTTTGCCCGGTATGTGGTGATGAACCAGAACGACCTCGCCCTGCCTTTTAAACGCTACCAGATGCAGCCGGTATGGCGCGCCGATAAACCCCAGCGTGGCCGCTACCGCGAATTCTACCAGTGCGACGCCGACGTGGTAGGCAGCAACTCCCTCCTCAATGAAGTGGAACTGCTCCTCATCTACGACACCGTGCTCACCAAACTGGGCCTGCAAGGATATGAACTGCGCATCAACAACCGCAAAATACTGAGCGGCCTGGCCGAAGTAATCGGTAAACCGGAACTGCTCACCGATATCACCATCTCCATCGATAAACTGGATAAGATCGGCGCGGAAGGCGTACGCAAGGAACTGGCCACCAGAGGACTGACAGACGCGGACATCGCCACCATCGAGACTTTCCTGGCCATTAGCGGCACCAGTGAAGAGAAACTGGCACAGCTCAAAACCCTGCTCCAGTCATCTCCTACCGCCCTCAAAGGCATCGAGGAACTGTCTTATGTGCTCAACTCAGGCTTCGGCACCTTCAACACCACGCCGGAAATCGACGTGACACTGGCCCGTGGCCTCAACTACTACACCGGCATGATCGTGGAAGTAAAAGCACCGCCCACCGTGAAAATGGGCAGCATTGGCGGCGGCGGCAGATATGATGACCTCACCGGCCTCTTTGGCCTTAAAGGCATTTCCGGAGTGGGCATCTCCTTTGGGGTAGACCGCATCTACGACGTACTGGAAGAACTGCAACTGTTCCCGCAGGAAGCGCAGCAGTCCACCAAAGTACTGTTCCTGAACCTCGGCGATGAAAGCGCCCGCACATGCTTCAGCTATATGATGCAGCTGCGCGCCAAAGGCATCGCTGCTGAACTGTTCCACGAGAACGCCAAAATGGACAAACAGCTGAAATACGCTAATAAAAGAGGTATTCCGTATGTGATCATCCTCGGCGAAGCGGAACTGCAGGAAGGCCTCATCGCGGTGAAGAACTTCATCACCGGCCAGCAGGAGAAGATCAAGGCAGAACAGCTGGCGGATTACAATTTCTAATATTTATTTATCGACATAAAAAAAGCGGAGATCAGTGATCTCCGCTTTTTTATTATCTGAAGTCAGTCAGCTTATTGCTTTCTTTTCGCAAATTCCGCTTTCGCTTTTTCCAGGTATTCGATAAATGCATTGGCATCCTCTTTCGGATCATAACCATAGCCTTTATTCACCAGCGCAGCACCTGTCAGGTCAACAGGAATGTAGTAAGGCTGGGAATTACGGTTGAAATGGGTAGCTTCCAGGTCCAGGTTTTTCTGGCCGATGTCCTTGATTTTGGTGCCATCGAATTTGGAAACATATCTTTCCGCTTCCGGCAGGGCAGTCTTTTCATCAGTGTAAAGTGAAGCCACAATAAAATCGTTGCGCAGGATTTTCATCACTGCCGGATTGGACAACACTGATTTTTCGAACTTACGGCAGTTCACGCAGGTGTGGCCGGTAAAGTCGAGCATCAGCGGTTTGTTGGCCGCTTTGGCTGCTGCCAGCGCTTCTTCGTAATCAAAGAACACGTTTTCCACGCCCGGTATTTCAGAATGCAGGATGTCCACCAGTTTTTTCGGTTTGATGGCATTGGCATTGCCACCGGTGTTACCACCGCCGCCACCGCCGCTTTCCAGCGATGCCTGTATGTCTACGAGTGATTTGTTCAGATTGAAGTCCTGTGAGCCTTCATGCGGCAAAAAGCCGCTGATGCCTTTAAGCGGAGCGCCCCACATGCCCGGGACCATATAGATCACGAAGGTAAAGGTCACAATCGCAAAACAGAGGCGGGTCACGGTCAGGAAAGGCACATCACTGTCGTGGCTGAACTTCAGTTTGCCGATCAGGTACAATGTCAGCAGGCCAAAGATCGCGATCCACAGGGCCAGGAATATCTCGCGGTCCAGCAGGTTCCAGTGATAGGCCATGTCCACGTTGGACAGGAACTTCAGGGCCAGCGCCAGTTCCACGAAGCCGAGGGTTACCTTCACCGCGTTGAGCCATCCGCCGGATTTGCCGATTTTATTCAGCAGGCTGGGGAACAGTGCAAACAGGGAGAAAGGAATGGCCAGGGCCAGCGAGAAACCGAACATACCTACCAGCGGACCGGAGTTACCGCCTTTCGCCGCCAGTACCAGCAGGTTGCCCAGGATAGGACCAGTGCAGGAGAAAGACACGATGGCAAGGGTGAGCGCCATGAAGAAAATGCCCATGAAGCTGCCCATGCCTGCCCTTGAGTCAGACACGTTAGCCCAGGAGCTTGGCAGCGAAATCTCAAATGCCCCCAGGAACGAGAAGGCAAACAACAGGAAGATCACGAAGAAGATCATGTTGGCAATACCATTGCTGGCGAGGGAATTGAGCGCGCTGGCACCAAATATTTTGGTAATGAGGAAGCCCAGCAGGGTATAAATAACGATGATGGAGAGCGAGTAGACAAAGGCGTTTTT
The Chitinophaga varians genome window above contains:
- the nuoF gene encoding NADH-quinone oxidoreductase subunit NuoF → MGRKLLLDKAHIEGIRYYDTYRANGGYAAAEKALKSMGPEAVVEEVKKSGLRGRGGAGFPTGLKWSFIAKPEGVPRYLVCNADESEPGTFKDRYLMEFIPHLLVEGLLISSFALGANRAYIYIRGEYAWIPDILEQAIAEAKNKGWLGKNILGTGYDLEIFVQRGAGAYICGEETALLESLEGKRGNPRIKPPFPAVKGLWGCPTVVNNVETIAAVVPIVNIGGDEYIKFGIGKSTGTKLISACGNINKPGVYEIEMNISVEEFIYSDEYCGGIKGGKRLKACIPGGSSVPVLPANLLLKTAKGETRMMTYESLNDGGFATGSMLGSGGFIVMDEDQCIVRNTLTFARFYHHESCGQCSPCREGTGWMKKVLHNIEYGKGKMSDIDLLWDIQRKIEGNTICPLGDAAAWPVAAAIRHFRDEFEWHVKHPDEALTRNFGLAHYADPLPAPAPAAV
- the nuoE gene encoding NADH-quinone oxidoreductase subunit NuoE, encoding MAVVQFSEEKLNKVKEIIARYPEGKQKSALIPVLHLAQEEFGGWLSAETMDYVAGILQITPIEVYEVATFYSMFNLKPVGKYLFEVCQTGPCMVSGSDQIIDYIKNKLGIGVGETTPDGMFTLKTVECLGACGYAPMMQLGKHFREHLTPAKVDEIIAECRAKAN
- a CDS encoding NADH-quinone oxidoreductase subunit D translates to MLDQKQHIKLPEGSIEKNTTTLNLGPTHPATHGVFQNILEIDGERVVSAVSTVGYIHRAFEKIAERRPYYQITPLTDRLNYCSAPINNMGWIMTVEKLLGLEIPKRVDYLRVIIMELARIADHLICSAVMGVDTGALTGFVYLMTYRELIYEIYEEICGSRLTTNIGRIGGFERNFTPAAFEKIERFLKEYPAALTEFETLLTRNRIFMERTQGVGAISAERAMSYGFTGPNLRAAGVDYDVRIASPYSSYQDFDFSIPVGTTGDCYDRYQVRNAEMWESISIIRQAMDKLKGLPDDVYHADVPAYYLPDKKDVYTKMEALIYHFKIVMGETEILPGEVYHSVEGANGELGFYLISDGGRSPYRLHFRRPCFIYYQAYPELIKGSMLSDAIVCMSSLNLIAGELDA
- a CDS encoding NADH-quinone oxidoreductase subunit C, which codes for MSLTNERIQQRLTEKFGDVLTGFEEPFGMLTFTAQKDYNLKVMQFLFDDEELRFRFLTDITAVHYPERKGEELCVVYHLHNFVDNVRLRLKVYTPVAAPKVFTATSLYESANWMERETYDFFGVDFVGHPNLIRVLNVDEMTYFPMRKEFPLEDPMRTDKDDEMFGRGGHF
- a CDS encoding NADH-quinone oxidoreductase subunit B; this translates as MARPVQYNTNVKMVEIPEGYSGEGFYATSFDKAIGLARKNSIWPLPFATSCCGIEFMATMAATYDLARFGAERMAFTPRQCDLLMVMGTISKKMGPIVRQVYLQMAEPRWVMAVGACACSGGIFDTYSVLQGIDQVIPVDVYVPGCPPRPEGIIDGFMKIQQLVGNESLRRRNSDRYKELMESYGIK
- a CDS encoding NADH-quinone oxidoreductase subunit A, producing the protein MYTDTVFLSATTTPFSYFPIVLQLLAALGFVGITMLATHFLGPKRKTSDKLINFESGIEQRGNARQPVAIKYFLTAILFVLFDVEVIFFYPYAVNFKSLGWEGFVAVLMFVGFFLCGFIYIVKKGALKWED
- a CDS encoding tetratricopeptide repeat protein encodes the protein MNRRKSLLVALLCAASGSVMAQSVQDGLKDLYYGKNLSAKQTFEKVIAAKPTEDKAYYYMGIAQLATEDVAGATATFQKGLQAVPTSALLQAGMGRIDLIKGDAAAAKAKFEAATAATQGRDGDVARAIADANTEVKGGDRAYALTVMDKLLNNEGRKKKEMYTATAADYIEQGDAYRYLGGENGGKAIAAYEKALELDANNAEAVMKQGLVNYNARLKAEAVADWTKATNMDPNYAPAFNELFLFYTTPKKDQLSWEKAAEYLEKYMAIADPADKTKNEYLAASVAFFKKDYDGAINKGKAAMAGANEFYKNKFSLLVGDAYLQKGDSLSAKKVMDDYVQAAGEGKLDSSDYKLLSTIYLRLKSSDSATQNQYTDKALGYLEKFASSTTAKDPETYIQIAEALKAARKFEQAGDWYEKANELRLANKETLGAIDYFNVGLNYYYAGIGSKPVDTALINKADAAFQKVIEAKPELGTGYYWRGQANFAKDQQGQSGVAKPFYDKYIEITEPNGADKNKNTLTYAYTYELLYYYFKEDKANVQVYADKLSAIDPNNVTVKQIKENMNSREKASAKPAAKPAANKK
- a CDS encoding substrate-binding domain-containing protein, whose translation is MTLLLAACGPNPNAKKVDTATEGEIRISVDETYKPLLDSEIKVFESLYPKAHIIASYKPEAECFKDLLNDSARLIIVTRDFSAAERDYFKKIKITPQSLMLAWDALALVVNHANPDSILTMDQVRGIMDGTNKDRKWQLVFDNANSSTVRYIQDSINKGKPLPANTMAAKTNPEVIDYVAKNKDAIGVIGVSWISDPSDSLALAFTNKVSVVKLRADNGSEFVLPYQAYIGIGSYPLKRGFFFCLKEPYHGLGSGFATFLGSYEGQLVIKQARLFPARLNVVFREANLK
- a CDS encoding low molecular weight protein-tyrosine-phosphatase — its product is MKILMVCLGNICRSPLAEGIMRQLAQEKGLNWEIDSAGTGNWHVGHSPDHRAIREARRQGVDISGLAARQFETADFDRFDRIYVMDHNNHRDVLKKARNEADKAKVRHLLADDQDVPDPWFDDALFAPVYQLIFNACKDITDQEL
- the hisS gene encoding histidine--tRNA ligase, whose amino-acid sequence is MIKPGIPNGTRDFGPVVVRKRNYIFRTIRETFEVFGFQPLETPAMENLSTLTGKYGEEGDKLMFKILNNGDIFPKAQAATDNKSLVAALSEKALRYDLTIPFARYVVMNQNDLALPFKRYQMQPVWRADKPQRGRYREFYQCDADVVGSNSLLNEVELLLIYDTVLTKLGLQGYELRINNRKILSGLAEVIGKPELLTDITISIDKLDKIGAEGVRKELATRGLTDADIATIETFLAISGTSEEKLAQLKTLLQSSPTALKGIEELSYVLNSGFGTFNTTPEIDVTLARGLNYYTGMIVEVKAPPTVKMGSIGGGGRYDDLTGLFGLKGISGVGISFGVDRIYDVLEELQLFPQEAQQSTKVLFLNLGDESARTCFSYMMQLRAKGIAAELFHENAKMDKQLKYANKRGIPYVIILGEAELQEGLIAVKNFITGQQEKIKAEQLADYNF
- a CDS encoding protein-disulfide reductase DsbD family protein codes for the protein MKHLLSLLIPVFLLFTFGANAQDQSPKPVKWEFSAEKKNDQEYVLHARATIEKGALLFSTTMGNDDPNTRIVPDSATKLTLGAITEKGQILQRKEPLFDNLDIKYFENEVELVAEVKGTPASGKIKGNITYMVLKGEEVLPEEAAFDVEVAPAATGNGNTVAPAANGTAAGDVAEDDASNKSLMWIFLASFGGGFIALITPCVFSMIPITVSFFTKRSGTRAQGIKNAFVYSLSIIVIYTLLGFLITKIFGASALNSLASNGIANMIFFVIFLLFAFSFLGAFEISLPSSWANVSDSRAGMGSFMGIFFMALTLAIVSFSCTGPILGNLLVLAAKGGNSGPLVGMFGFSLALAIPFSLFALFPSLLNKIGKSGGWLNAVKVTLGFVELALALKFLSNVDMAYHWNLLDREIFLALWIAIFGLLTLYLIGKLKFSHDSDVPFLTVTRLCFAIVTFTFVIYMVPGMWGAPLKGISGFLPHEGSQDFNLNKSLVDIQASLESGGGGGGNTGGNANAIKPKKLVDILHSEIPGVENVFFDYEEALAAAKAANKPLMLDFTGHTCVNCRKFEKSVLSNPAVMKILRNDFIVASLYTDEKTALPEAERYVSKFDGTKIKDIGQKNLDLEATHFNRNSQPYYIPVDLTGAALVNKGYGYDPKEDANAFIEYLEKAKAEFAKRKQ